A stretch of the Pongo pygmaeus isolate AG05252 chromosome 16, NHGRI_mPonPyg2-v2.0_pri, whole genome shotgun sequence genome encodes the following:
- the LOC129014006 gene encoding TBC1 domain family member 2B-like — translation MGTGRKSFGAFLFHHSFSWGWKLISICFGDLNPFPLRQIRNRRAYHLEKVRLELTELEAIREDFLHERNTSPDKGELVSDEEEDI, via the exons ATGGGGACAGGCAGGAAGTCCTTTGGGGCATTTCTGTTTCATCACAGCTTTTCCTGGGGCTG GAAGCTGATCAGTATCTGCTTTGGGGACCTGAACCCTTTCCCCCTACGCCAGATCCGGAACCGACGCGCCTACCACTTGGAGAAGGTCCGGCTGGAGCTGACCGAGCTGGAGGCCATCCGTGAGGACTTCCTGCATGAGCGGAACACCAGCCCTGACAAGGGTGAGCTGGTCAGTGACGAGGAGGAGGATATCTGA